In a single window of the Salvia miltiorrhiza chloroplast, complete genome genome:
- the psbJ gene encoding photosystem II protein J: MADTTGRIPLWIIGTVTGILVIGLVGIFFYGSYSGLGSSL; this comes from the coding sequence ATGGCCGATACTACTGGAAGGATTCCTCTTTGGATAATAGGTACTGTAACTGGTATTCTTGTGATCGGTTTAGTAGGCATTTTCTTTTATGGTTCATATTCCGGATTAGGTTCATCCCTGTAG
- the psbL gene encoding photosystem II protein L — protein sequence MTQSNPNEQSVELNRTSLYWGLLLIFVLAVLFSNYFFN from the coding sequence ATGACACAATCAAACCCGAATGAACAAAGTGTTGAATTGAATCGTACCAGTCTCTACTGGGGGTTATTACTCATTTTTGTACTTGCTGTTTTATTTTCCAATTATTTTTTCAATTAG
- the psbF gene encoding photosystem II protein VI, whose translation MTIDRTYPIFTVRWLAVHGLAVPTVFFLGSISAMQFIQR comes from the coding sequence ATGACTATAGATCGAACCTATCCAATTTTTACAGTACGATGGTTGGCTGTTCATGGCCTGGCTGTACCTACCGTCTTTTTTTTGGGGTCAATATCAGCAATGCAGTTCATCCAACGATAA
- the psbE gene encoding photosystem II protein V, with amino-acid sequence MSGSTGERSFADIITSIRYWVIHSITIPSLFIAGWLFVSTGLAYDVFGSPRPNEYFTESRQGIPLITGRFDSLEQLDEFSRSF; translated from the coding sequence ATGTCTGGAAGCACAGGAGAACGTTCTTTTGCTGATATTATTACCAGTATTCGATATTGGGTCATTCATAGCATTACTATACCTTCCCTATTCATTGCGGGTTGGTTATTCGTCAGTACCGGTTTAGCTTACGATGTATTTGGAAGCCCTCGGCCAAACGAGTATTTCACAGAGAGCCGACAAGGAATTCCATTAATAACTGGCCGTTTTGATTCTTTGGAACAACTCGATGAATTTAGTAGATCGTTTTAG
- the petL gene encoding cytochrome b/f complex 3.5 kDa subunit has product MLTITSYFGFLLVALTITSALFIGLSKIRLI; this is encoded by the coding sequence ATGCTTACTATAACCAGTTATTTCGGTTTTCTACTAGTGGCTTTAACTATAACTTCAGCTCTATTTATTGGTCTGAGCAAGATACGACTTATTTAA
- the petG gene encoding cytochrome b6/f complex subunit V, translated as MIEVFLFGIVLGLIPITLAGLFVTAYLQYRRGDQLDL; from the coding sequence ATGATTGAAGTTTTTCTATTTGGAATCGTGTTAGGTCTAATTCCTATTACTTTGGCTGGATTATTCGTAACTGCATATTTACAATACAGGCGTGGTGATCAGTTGGACCTTTGA
- the psaJ gene encoding photosystem I subunit IX, whose product MRDLKTYLSVAPVLSTLWFGALAGLLIEINRFFPDALTFPFFSL is encoded by the coding sequence ATGCGAGATCTAAAAACATATCTCTCCGTGGCCCCAGTACTAAGTACGCTATGGTTCGGGGCTTTAGCAGGTCTATTGATAGAGATTAATCGTTTTTTCCCCGATGCGTTGACATTCCCCTTTTTTTCATTATAG
- the rpl33 gene encoding ribosomal protein L33, which translates to MAKKKDARVAVILECTSCIQNGVKKVSTGISRYITQKNRHNTPNRLELRKFCPYCYKHMIHGEIKK; encoded by the coding sequence ATGGCCAAGAAGAAAGATGCGCGGGTAGCGGTCATTTTGGAATGTACCAGTTGTATACAAAACGGTGTTAAGAAGGTATCAACGGGTATTTCCAGATATATTACTCAAAAGAACCGGCACAATACACCCAATCGATTAGAATTGCGAAAATTCTGTCCCTATTGTTACAAACATATGATTCATGGGGAAATAAAGAAATAG